A genomic segment from Gossypium hirsutum isolate 1008001.06 chromosome D04, Gossypium_hirsutum_v2.1, whole genome shotgun sequence encodes:
- the LOC107899740 gene encoding uncharacterized protein isoform X1: MKTLATISQVGLPHRRRQMCLRPLTTVLSPAIAPSPMVNVILMACSHGPRQNGSTAVSQDINSLKHIALMEAKMKKLSDLLSKTIEQTKENVVKKLALTYEEMEQECKEIMDGFAEGKDLVVSVMSAMGEEQICALKDIGPKQFQIHLLQILDGTIKDFGSTKCGFDVLFWVWIEKREQQYN; the protein is encoded by the exons ATGAAAACCCTTGCAACAATAAGTCAAGTTGGTTTACCCCACCGCCGCCGCCAAATGTGCCTGAGGCCATTAACAACAGTACTGTCACCTGCAATTGCTCCTTCCCCAATGGTGAATGTCATATTGATGGCAT GCTCACACGGACCTCGACAAAATGGGTCTACTGCAGTTTCACAAGACATTAACAGTCTGAAACATATTGCATTGATGGAGGCCAAGATGAAAAAACTCTCTGATTTACTGAGTAAG ACAATtgaacaaacaaaagaaaatgtggtAAAGAAGCTAGCATTGACGTATGAGGAAATGGAACAAGAATGTAAGGAG ATCATGGATGGTTTTGCTGAGGGGAAAGACCTGGTTGTGTCTGTTATGTCTGCAATGGGGGAAGAGCAGATATGTGCTCTCAAAGACATTGGTCCTAAGCAGTTTCAAATTCATTTATTGCAAATCTTAGATGGAACCATAAAAGACTTTGGTAGTACTAAATGCggttttgatgttttgttttgggtttggatAGAAAAAAGAGAACAACAATATAACTAG
- the LOC107899740 gene encoding uncharacterized protein isoform X2 has translation MKTLATISQVGLPHRRRQMCLRPLTTVLSPAIAPSPMVNVILMAFSQDINSLKHIALMEAKMKKLSDLLSKTIEQTKENVVKKLALTYEEMEQECKEIMDGFAEGKDLVVSVMSAMGEEQICALKDIGPKQFQIHLLQILDGTIKDFGSTKCGFDVLFWVWIEKREQQYN, from the exons ATGAAAACCCTTGCAACAATAAGTCAAGTTGGTTTACCCCACCGCCGCCGCCAAATGTGCCTGAGGCCATTAACAACAGTACTGTCACCTGCAATTGCTCCTTCCCCAATGGTGAATGTCATATTGATGGCAT TTTCACAAGACATTAACAGTCTGAAACATATTGCATTGATGGAGGCCAAGATGAAAAAACTCTCTGATTTACTGAGTAAG ACAATtgaacaaacaaaagaaaatgtggtAAAGAAGCTAGCATTGACGTATGAGGAAATGGAACAAGAATGTAAGGAG ATCATGGATGGTTTTGCTGAGGGGAAAGACCTGGTTGTGTCTGTTATGTCTGCAATGGGGGAAGAGCAGATATGTGCTCTCAAAGACATTGGTCCTAAGCAGTTTCAAATTCATTTATTGCAAATCTTAGATGGAACCATAAAAGACTTTGGTAGTACTAAATGCggttttgatgttttgttttgggtttggatAGAAAAAAGAGAACAACAATATAACTAG